In a genomic window of Quercus lobata isolate SW786 chromosome 4, ValleyOak3.0 Primary Assembly, whole genome shotgun sequence:
- the LOC115983624 gene encoding hydroquinone glucosyltransferase-like produces MEQKPHIALLPSPGMGHLIPLVEFAKLLLHHHDFHITCIIPTTGSPSKAMKEVLQALPTSIDHVFLPPVNLEDLKGAKPGLQITLTMTRSLPSLRDVLNSLVATTRLVALVVDPFGTDALDVAKELNVSPYIFCATNAMVLSLILHLPKLDETVSCEYRDLPEPVKLQGCIPIHGRDLIDPMQDRTSEWYKMFLRRAKQMRLAEGIFINTFMELDGNAITALEEETKNLSLYTIGPIIQSGSSNPVEGSDCLRWLNNQPSGSVLFVCFGSGATLSYDQMNELALGLELSKQKFLWVARSPNNELANAAYLADQTLDNNLLAFLPKGFIERTKEQGLVVPSWAPQAQVLSHNSTGGFLSHCGWNSTLESIMQGIPIIAWPLFAEQRMNAILLSEVLKVALRPKANEKGLVDQEEITKVIKGLMVGEEGKKVHNHMKNLKIAAEKALSPNGSSTKGLADLASQWTNQPDS; encoded by the coding sequence ATGGAACAAAAACCCCACATAGCTCTTCTACCAAGTCCAGGGATGGGGCATCTCATCCCTCTTGTTGAGTTTGCCAAGCTACTTCTTCATCATCACGACTTCCACATCACATGCATCATTCCCACAACAGGGTCTCCATCCAAAGCCATGAAAGAAGTCCTTCAAGCTCTCCCTACTAGCATAGACCATGTCTTTCTTCCTCCAGTGAACTTGGAGGACCTCAAAGGAGCAAAGCCTGGACTACAAATTACTCTCACCATGACTCGTTCACTGCCATCTCTTCGTGATGTGTTAAATTCACTAGTTGCAACTACTCGGTTAGTTGCTTTAGTGGTTGATCCATTTGGTACTGATGCTCTTGATGTTGCTAAGGAGCTCAATGTCTCGCCCTACATTTTCTGCGCAACAAATGCTATGGTTTTGTCGTTGATTTTGCATTTGCCAAAGTTGGATGAGACAGTTTCATGCGAGTATAGAGACCTACCTGAACCAGTGAAACTTCAGGGGTGCATACCTATTCACGGTCGAGATCTTATAGACCCGATGCAAGATCGAACAAGTGAGTGGTACAAAATGTTTCTTCGCAGAGCAAAACAGATGCGATTAGCTGAgggtatttttattaataccTTCATGGAGTTGGATGGAAATGCTATAACAGCTTTGGAAGAAGAAACTAAAAATCTTTCACTTTATACAATTGGACCCATCATTCAAAGTGGTTCAAGCAATCCGGTTGAAGGGTCAGACTGTTTAAGATGGTTGAACAATCAACCAAGTGGCTCTgtcctatttgtttgttttggaagTGGTGCAACCCTCTCATATGACCAAATGAATGAGTTAGCTTTAGGATTGGAATTGAGTAAGCAAAAGTTCTTATGGGTGGCAAGAAGCCCGAATAATGAATTGGCTAATGCTGCATACCTTGCTGACCAAACCCTCGACAACAACCTTCTTGCTTTCTTACCAAAAGGTTTTATAGAGAGGACCAAAGAACAAGGTCTAGTGGTGCCCTCTTGGGCACCACAAGCCCAAGTCCTTAGCCACAATTCAACAGGTGGGTTCTTAAGTCACTGTGGTTGGAATTCAACCTTGGAGAGTATCATGCAGGGCATACCAATAATTGCATGGCCGCTTTTCGCTGAACAAAGAATGAATGCAATATTACTAAGTGAGGTTCTCAAAGTTGCACTGAGACCAAAAGCTAACGAGAAAGGCCTAGTGGATCAGGAAGAAATCACAAAAGTTATAAAAGGTCTCATGGTTGGAGAAGAAGGGAAGAAAGTTCATAACCatatgaaaaatttaaagattGCTGCTGAGAAAGCACTAAGCCCAAATGGGTCTTCTACAAAGGGACTCGCTGATTTAGCATCCCAATGGACAAATCAACCTGACTCTTAG
- the LOC115988053 gene encoding hydroquinone glucosyltransferase-like — MEQKPHIAILPSPGIGHLIPLVEFAKLLLLLHHDFHITCIIPTIGSPSKAMKEVLQALPNSIDHVFLPPVSLEELEGVKPGIQITLTMTRSLPPLRDVLTSLVATTRLVALVVDLFGTDALDVAKELNVSPYIFYPTNAMVVSSVLHLPKLDETVSCEYRDLPEPVKLPGCVPIHGRDLLDPIQDRTTEFYKFFLRGAKWMRLVEGIIVNTFMELDGSVIKALEDEDVKSGTIYAIGPIIQSGSTKQVEGSDCLRWLDSQPRDSVLFVCFGSVGTLSYDQMKELALGLELSKQKFLWVVRIPNNDLVQAAYFSDQTLDNNPLSFLPEGFIERTKEQGLVVPSWAPQAQVLSHGSTGGFLSHCGWNSTLESIMQGIPLIAWPLFAEQRMNAVLLTEDLKVALRPKANEKNLVDREEIAKVIKSLMVGEDGKKIHSRMKDLKIAAEKALSPNGSSTKALADLALHWTNQPNS, encoded by the coding sequence ATGGAACAAAAACCACACATAGCTATTCTACCAAGTCCAGGAATAGGGCATCTCATCCCTCTTGTTGAGTTTGccaagcttcttcttcttcttcaccacgacTTCCACATCACATGCATCATTCCCACAATTGGGTCTCCATCCAAAGCCATGAAAGAAGTCCTTCAAGCCCTCCCTAATAGCATCGACCATGTCTTTCTTCCACCAGTGAGCTTAGAGGAACTTGAAGGAGTAAAGCCTGGAATCCAAATTACTCTCACCATGACTCGTTCACTACCACCTCTTCGTGATGTGTTAACGTCACTGGTTGCAACTACTCGGTTAGTTGCTTTGGTGGTCGATCTTTTTGGGACGGATGCTCTTGATGTTGCTAAGGAACTCAATGTCTCACCCTACATTTTCTACCCAACAAATGCTATGGTTGTGTCGTCGGTTTTGCATTTGCCAAAGTTGGATGAGACAGTTTCATGCGAGTATAGAGACCTACCTGAACCAGTGAAACTTCCGGGGTGCGTGCCTATTCACGGTCGAGATCTTCTAGACCCGATTCAAGATCGAACAACtgaattttacaaattttttcttcGCGGCGCAAAATGGATGCGATTAGTTGAGGGTATTATTGTTAATACCTTCATGGAATTGGATGGAAGTGTTATAAAAGCATTGGAAGATGAAGACGTTAAGAGTGGCACAATTTATGCAATTGGACCCATCATTCAAAGTGGTTCAACTAAACAGGTTGAAGGGTCAGACTGTTTAAGATGGTTGGACAGTCAACCACGTGACTCAGTCCTATTTGTTTGCTTTGGGAGTGTTGGGACCCTCTCTTATGACCAAATGAAAGAGCTAGCTTTAGGATTGGAATTAAGTAAGCAAAAGTTCTTATGGGTGGTAAGAATCCCAAATAATGACTTGGTTCAAGCTGCATATTTTAGTGACCAAACCCTTGACAACAACCCTCTTTCCTTCTTACCAGAAGGGTTTATAGAGAGGACTAAAGAACAAGGCCTAGTGGTGCCCTCTTGGGCACCACAAGCACAAGTCCTTAGCCACGGTTCCACGGGTGGGTTCTTAAGTCACTGTGGTTGGAATTCGACCCTAGAGAGTATCATGCAAGGTATACCATTAATTGCATGGCCACTTTTCGCAGAACAAAGAATGAATGCGGTATTATTAACTGAGGATCTAAAAGTGGCATTGAGACCAAAAGCTAACGAAAAAAACCTAGTGGATCGAGAGGAAATTGCAAAAGTTATAAAGAGTCTTATGGTAGGAGAAGATGGGAAGAAAATTCATAGCCGTATGAAAGACCTAAAGATTGCTGCTGAGAAAGCACTTAGTCCAAATGGGTCTTCTACAAAGGCACTAGCTGATTTAGCATTACATTGGACAAATCAACCTAACTCTTAG
- the LOC115985083 gene encoding hydroquinone glucosyltransferase-like — METTNLPSHIAIFPSPGMGHLIPLLELAKLLALHHNFHITCIISVLGSPSKAMKEVLQALPTSIDHVFLPPVSPEDLEGLLPEVQTILTLTRSLPPLRDVLKSTRFAAFIVDTFGMDALDVAKEFNISPYIFFLSNAFALSLVLHLPKLDETISGEYRDQAEPLKLPGCVPIHGRDLAEPVQDRTSDWYKMFLRSTKRMRLAEGIMFNTFMELEENAIKALLDEEAKSLPLYPIGPIIQTGSSIQVKGPDCLRWLDNQPHGSVLFVCFGSGGTLSYEQTNELAFGLELSEQKFLWVVRTPNNESADAAYHSDQTLENNPLTSLPKGFVERTKGQGLVVPSWAPQIQVLSHSSTGGFLSHCGWNSTLESILQGIPLIAWPLFAEQRMNAVLLAEDLKVALRPKANEKGLVDRVEIAKVVKGLMVGEEGKKVHSRMKDLKDAAEKALSADGSSTKALTDLASHWTNQARF, encoded by the exons ATGGAAACTACCAACCTCCCTT CCCACATAGCTATTTTTCCAAGTCCAGGGATGGGACATCTCATCCCTCTTCTGGAGCTTGCAAAGCTACTTGCTCTCCATCACAACTTCCACATCACCTGTATCATTTCCGTACTTGGGTCTCCATCCAAAGCCATGAAAGAGGTCCTCCAAGCCTTGCCCACCAGCATAGACCATGTCTTTCTTCCTCCAGTGAGCCCTGAGGACCTCGAAGGCTTACTACCTGAAGTCCAAACTATTCTCACCTTGACCCGGTCACTGCCACCTCTTCGTGATGTGTTAAAGTCTACTCGGTTTGCTGCTTTTATCGTTGACACTTTTGGCATGGATGCACTAGATGTTGCTAAGGAATTCAACATCTCACCCTACATCTTCTTCTTGTCAAATGCTTTTGCGTTGTCGTTGGTTTTGCATTTGCCAAAGCTAGATGAGACAATTTCAGGCGAGTATAGAGACCAAGCAGAACCATTGAAACTTCCAGGGTGCGTACCTATTCACGGTAGAGATCTTGCAGAACCGGTTCAAGATCGAACAAGTGACTGGTATAAAATGTTTCTTCGCAGCACAAAACGGATGCGATTAGCCGAGGGTATTATGTTTAATACTTTCATGGAATTGgaagaaaatgcaataaaagCACTGTTAGATGAAGAAGCTAAAAGTCTCCCACTTTATCCAATTGGACCCATCATTCAAACTGGTTCTAGCATTCAAGTTAAAGGGCCAGACTGCTTAAGATGGTTGGACAATCAGCCACATGGCTCTgtcctatttgtttgttttgggagTGGTGGGACCCTCTCATATGAACAAACCAATGAGCTAGCCTTTGGATTGGAATTGAGTGAGCAAAAATTCTTATGGGTTGTAAGAACTCCAAATAATGAATCCGCTGATGCTGCATACCATAGTGACCAAACCCTTGAAAACAACCCACTTACTTCCTTACCAAAAGGGTTTGTAGAGAGAACCAAAGGCCAGGGTCTAGTGGTTCCCTCATGGGCACCACAAATCCAAGTCCTTAGCCACAGTTCCACAGGTGGGTTCTTAAGTCACTGTGGTTGGAATTCGACCCTAGAAAGTATCTTGCAGGGCATACCATTAATTGCATGGCCACTTTTCGCAGAGCAAAGAATGAATGCAGTGCTACTAGCTGAGGATCTAAAAGTGGCACTTAGACCAAAAGCTAATGAGAAAGGCCTAGTGGACCGAGTGGAAATTGCGAAAGTTGTAAAGGGTCTCATGGTTGGAGAAGAGGGGAAGAAAGTTCATAGCCGTATGAAAGATCTAAAGGATGCTGCTGAGAAAGCGCTAAGTGCAGATGGGTCTTCGACAAAGGCACTCACTGATTTAGCATCACATTGGACAAATCAAGCTCGCTTTTAG